The genomic region GGCTCGTTTATTTGAGTCCGGCAACCATGGCGTGGGGTCTTTGGTTCCTGTAATATGTTTCCTCAAGCTCCGCTGGCGGTATATACCCGATCCTTCCAAGAAACCTCCGGTTGTTGAACCAGTCCACCCGTTCCAGGGTCGCGAATTCCACATCTTCAAGGCCTCACCAAGGGCCCCTTCTTTTGATGACCTCCGTCTTGTACAGACCGATGACCGTTTCAGCCAAGGCATTGTCGAAAGGATAGCCGACGCTGCCGACGGAAGGCTTGATCCCCGCATCGCTCAGCCTGTCGGTGTAACGGATCGAAAGGTATTGCGATCCCCTGTCGCTGTGATGGATCAGACCTTTTGCGTCTTCCCGGGCGTACAGCGCCTGTTCCAGGGCATTTAGGGGCAGATCTGTCTTCAGCGACGTCGAGGCGCACCAGCCGACGATGTTCCGGGAAAAGACGTCTGTGACAAAAGCGACATAGACGAAACCGCTTTTGGTTCTCACGTAGGTGAGGTCAGCTACCCACAGCCGGTTGGGGGCCTCAGCCGTGAAGTCCCGGTGGCTTTTTTGTCTTACCACCAACTGCCGCCTTTTTTAGACGACCTTTTTACAACAGTTTAGGGGCTTGATCTTTGCAGAAAGGAATGAAACTTAAAAATATTGACTTTTATACCCATCTATGCCATAAATGTAAGGTAAAATTCCATGTGTGAAGGTGATGAGATGAATAAAATTAAGCTAATTTACGAGGGCAAGGCAAAGAAAGTATACGAGACCGACGATCCGACCCTTGCGATATTCGAGTACAAGGATTCCTTAACGGCCTTCAACGCGCAAAAGAAAGACAGAATGCAGGGCAAAGGAAGGCTGACCAACCTCATAAGCGCCACATTTTTAAAGCTCCTTCAGGACAAAGACATTCCCACTCACTTCGTAAAACTCCTCGACGACAACCATCAGCTCGTTAAAAGGCTCAAGATAATCCCCCTGGAAGTGGTCGTAAGAAACACAAGCACGGGCTCTTTGTGCAAGAGGCTCGGCGTCAAGGAAGGCTTAGACCTGGTGCCACCACTTGTGGAGTTTTACCTCAAAAACGACGAGCTTGGCGATCCCCTGGTAACGGAAGACCACATCAGGGCCTTCGGCTTCGCCTCAAAGCCTCAAGTGGAAAAAATGAAGGAACTTAGCCTAAAGGTCAACGAAATCTTACATAAA from Acetomicrobium thermoterrenum DSM 13490 harbors:
- the purC gene encoding phosphoribosylaminoimidazolesuccinocarboxamide synthase; its protein translation is MNKIKLIYEGKAKKVYETDDPTLAIFEYKDSLTAFNAQKKDRMQGKGRLTNLISATFLKLLQDKDIPTHFVKLLDDNHQLVKRLKIIPLEVVVRNTSTGSLCKRLGVKEGLDLVPPLVEFYLKNDELGDPLVTEDHIRAFGFASKPQVEKMKELSLKVNEILHKYLSKKGIKLVDFKLEFGMDDEGNIFVADEISPDTCRFWDITSKERLDKDRFRKDLGNVLEAYEEIWRRIADWDKSCSAEYRANILVYLKEGVLDTQGKAVCSSLHSLGYDEVKNVRVGKYIKITLTSPSQEDAASRIKAMCEDLLVNDLIEEYSFELEEI